One window of the Methylovirgula sp. HY1 genome contains the following:
- a CDS encoding polysaccharide biosynthesis/export family protein has translation MMRRFLVSVVFLALAMALAGCAAPSYSGVFAVNADAPYRLGSGDRLRIIVFGQDSLSNSYAVDGSGNIAMPLIGIVHARGQTTESLARSVAAKLRDGYLRDPQVSVEVEAYRPFFVLGEVTTPGQYPYIYGMTAQTAVAVAGGFGPRAYKQTVSLTRIIDGRPVTGPVPITQLIRPGDTVVVHERYF, from the coding sequence ATGATGCGGCGTTTTCTGGTTTCGGTTGTTTTTCTGGCGCTCGCGATGGCACTCGCCGGCTGTGCGGCGCCGTCCTATTCGGGCGTATTCGCCGTTAACGCGGATGCGCCCTATCGGCTTGGAAGCGGTGACCGTCTGCGCATCATTGTTTTCGGTCAGGACTCGCTGAGCAATTCCTATGCGGTCGACGGATCGGGTAACATTGCCATGCCGCTGATCGGTATTGTCCACGCCCGTGGACAGACGACTGAATCGCTTGCCCGATCGGTCGCCGCCAAGCTCCGCGATGGCTATCTGCGCGATCCGCAAGTTTCCGTGGAGGTCGAGGCCTACCGGCCGTTTTTCGTGCTCGGAGAAGTCACTACGCCAGGACAATATCCCTATATCTACGGTATGACGGCGCAAACTGCGGTTGCTGTCGCCGGCGGCTTTGGCCCGCGCGCCTATAAGCAAACCGTCTCTCTGACGCGCATTATCGACGGTCGCCCGGTAACTGGCCCGGTTCCGATTACGCAACTCATTCGGCCCGGAGACACGGTTGTCGTCCACGAACGATATTTCTGA